GCAACTGCCCTTGTTTTTTCTTTTCAGACCCCCAATTTCTCAGTGTATAACGATGACGAATAATGATCCATAATTGTGGTAAACCCACTTCTGCTTCTAAAAGTATACTTGTTCTTTTTCAACGTGACTATAATTGCCGCAAACCCACTTCTGCTTTCTTTTTCTGTCTAGCACTTTGATGGCTACCTCACAAAGAAACACGTTGTGCTAATTTATATTCATTTGTTAGTTTGCTGTTTTTagattttaaaaattcatgaatattttctaaAAGCATGGATATTTTTTAAATAATTCATGGATTTGTTTACGAATAAATGTTCATTTTATTTGGAACTAAGAATAATttttcaagaacattttttaaaattcgtgaataTTATAAATGTAACAAAAAGCATTGTGGGTACTTTTTAAAATACGTACATTTTTGCTAATTCAAGATTTCTAAAAACTTGGTAACTTTTAAAAAAATCCAAAGACGTAGTATCAGGAacacaattttttttaaagaattAAAAGTTTTCCTTCAAATATCTAATTGATCAACAATATTTGTAAAATAAGTGTAAGAAGGACAAAGGATAGACCCAATACATAGAAGCTCCCACAAAAGGTGGGGTCTGGAAAGGAATTATATAAACATAATTTTCCCGGCTGGTTCGAACCCAAGATCTCTTGGCACAAGTGAGGAGGACTTCACCACTACGCCAGCCCTGTATAGGCTGGCGCAGAATACACTGCTTGTGCATTTCCTATACCATCACGTGGACTAGGTGCGGAATAGGTAGATCTTGGCGTGTGCGTTCATCCAACTATTATCTTAGTCCACCGGGTTGGTGAATAAGTATGCCACATGTGAACAAAATATCGCCGTCATTTTTACCTATGAAAGCAGCATATTTGGTTTGTATTGAATATGCGTTCGTCCAAATTAACTTTCGGCACTCTCTTTCCCTCCTCTGCCAGCCCGGCATTTGTGCACAATATCATGCTGCCACAGCTAGCCTCAAGTTATAGCATGCTGATATATACGGATAATAATGAGCTAAATGATTTTTTGCCTGTTGTTGaatgtgtttccacaattccaccATCACTACTTTTTTTGTTTCGTTTTGAGAACGACCACTGTCCACTATCACTACTTGGTTTCTTTTCTTTGAGACAAACACTATCACTACTCGTAAGCGTAATTTTGTTTTTTGAGAAATACTCGTAAGCATAATTGATCCAATATTTTTAGGCACGGGAGCAAGTAGACACTAGAACGAGAGCCCAGCTCAACCATCCCAAATAGGGCCAGGCCCAGGCAGGTTAATTTGTTAACGATATGATATTTGACTAGGTTTTGGGTCTCAGCCGTACGCTAGGGTTATAAAAAAAATAAACTATCGATCGATCTATAGGGATCGAGATCGATCCATGTCTTCGCCCTCGGTTCGCAATCGCCCGCCGGCCATTACCGCCGCTGTTGCCAGCTCCGGCGACGTCTCGCCGTGGGCGACCCTGCACGGGGATCTAGTGCGCCTCGTCGGATGGCGGGTGCTCGCCGGGGACCTGCTCGACTACGTCCGCCTCCGTGCCGTCTGCCGGTACTGGCGATTCAGCACCGTCTCCCCGCTCGGCCGTGGAATCATCGATCCGCGGTTTCACCCGCGCCGGTGGATGATGCTGCCCGAGGGGCACGGGCTCCATCCCCGTGAAGATGCCAAGAAACGTTTCTTCAACCTGTCCAGTGGAGTCTTCGTCCGCCCTCGACTTCCGCTTCTCAAAGATCACTTTGTCCTCTGCCCagcggacggcctcctcctcctcctgcagggGCAGCAATACCACCGATGCAACAGTGTGCGTCTTCTCCACCCCTTCACCGGCGACGTTGTGGAGCTCCCGGCAAACATAATTCTCCCAGCAGACATGACTCTCCCAGAAGAATTGCGAGCACACTCGATACCACCAACCGATGCATTCGCCGCTGTGAGCACGAGTCCGGATGGAGTCGTTGGGGTCATGGTCGCGTTTAAGAATACATCGTTTGTAGTCTTTGCTAGCACAAGGGAGGAGCGGTGGGGTTTCTTTGCCTTTGGCTTCTATCCACATGCAAGCCCATTATCATTCAAAGGAGAACTTTACATGATGCAGGATCAAATATCTGCAGCTGGCTGGGAACTAAATATTCTCCGGTTTGACCCACCTTGGCAAGAGCATTCAACAGTATCAGGTTTAGCTCCGTCTTCCTTGTTGTCACCCAAGTTGGTTGCCACATGTTCGGCGCATATAATCCACTCGCCCGAGCTGGTAGAATGCGACTCCGAGATCCTGATCGTTGGCTATAGAAAAGTGACAGAGATGATCATTTACAGACTAGCTGATCTTGCCCTAGGAAAGATTGTCCCGGTAAACAGCATAGGTGGCAATGCTCTTTTGTTTGGTACTAAAGGGAACCCGAGTTTTAGTTTGTCGGCGGTGCCTACCATCACTGGCGATACCATTGTGGTTGCAAATTGCATCCCTGACAAATATATATTGCAATACCACCTCAGCAGCGACACCTGGTCAGCAAGAGTTGGGGGATGTGCAGAACATGGTTGCAACATGGAGTGTACTTGTAGCCTCATTAACCATATGTGCAATTCATGTCATTGCATTTTTAAGTGGTGAGCTACTTGTTGCACTACCCTAACTTACCTAGTTAAGACAACTTAGTTGGCGAGCTAATGATTTCTACTCTTATATATGCATGCAGAACCCAGGTGGTGGAATAATCAGTCCATTGCCAACAATAATGCCAGGGCGTATCCGTGCTAGGTGGAGCATCGGCATGATATGTATGGAGTAAGTTAAATTTGAACTGTAACACCTTGGATCTTCTACCGGAGCTCGCCATGGACCAGCATTGTTTGCTTCACAGGAGGGACTAGGTTAGTAGCTTAATTTCATCACCTATAATGGTTGGCATCGTTGGCTGGCTTCTTCTGATTTTGGAGCCAGTTGAGTAATACATATTTTAAGGCCAATCAATTAGTAAAAATAATTACTGCAAGCGTACTATATAGGATAAAGGCAATTGAACAGTATACACTCATTGCTGCATGTGTCTAAGTTTCCTTTCGAGAAAAAAATAACAGTTGCTACTGTAACTTTTCTAGACTGTGGACTTCCAACACACTGTGAattatatactcccttcgttccataatgtagtgcctatagatttttacaaaagtcaaacattacaaactttgaccatgtttatagagaaaagtaggtacatctagaataccaaatgcacatcattggatacatcgTGAGTTATACTTTCAAAATGTATATGTTTGATATTGTAGATGTAGATAattttctctatacacttggtcaaagtcTGACTTttacaaaaatctataggcactacattgtggaatggagggagtatatgatttcCCACTAGACTAGATAGACCATTCTGAGAGCACCAAACAATCAGCAAGAGGAAAACATGGCATGCAAATGAAACTTCAAAGCCTATTAAGTTTTAAAAATTAGGCTTGTGACTCTGCAGGAGCAGCATCTGCATAAATAACTAAGTCAAGCTTCCCGGGCAAAAAAACTGAGTAACTTATCATACGTGCGCAGATTCTTGTGCCATATAGTACTTGACACTGCAAATGGCATATGATTCTTAATCATTTGCAGGTTATGTCGTGCGTCTTAGTGGCCTGCCGGCGTACCTATGACCATTCTTTTCTTTCTTCCATATCTAGTACTAGTAGGAAAACGGAAACTGAATTGCCACTTTGTGACGCATGATTTGAGAGTTCGAGTGATAGTAAATTGCAATCCCTTGATGGATCGTGTTGGTCGGCAAGAGCTTATTAGGTTTTAAGTGGCTTTGACAGCTCACTGAATGGATGGATGGAAATATCTGCGCTTTTCTTGTATCGTGTCCTGTTCTTCTATTGGTTGTTAGTAAGAAAAGAAGCAGCGTTTTCCTTAGTGAAATCCTGTTATTGCTATTAATCTATTACCATCTTCTTTATATCACTTCAGTAGTGGCACTTGGTCGCCTGCAGCGGCAGAAGGATGTGTGGCACACTGGCACTTGGTTCCTCGTCTCGCATGTCATTCATCTTGTTCATGCATGCCTCCCTTCTGAGTATTATTATAAATATTCAAAAAAGCTCGCTCCCGATCGATTCTTTTTCCACCGCACCCGTATCCATCAATCCTGAATTATATAGATAACATCTCCAGCGTTAGCATTGCAATTCACAAAATTGTGACAATATGTAGGAACTCGTGCTTGCCGAGTTTTTTTCTCCGCAAACATCTTATTCTGATCAACATGACACAGACCCCCGGCCCCTCGATACTACTGGCCTTGCTTCCTGAATAGATGTTATCAGTGTGAAGAGTGCCTCCATATGCCACTGGATCTACTACCATATGTTTAAGCATGATGGCATTCCAAAGGATTTAGAGCGCCAACTCAGCTAGCCCCAATACATCACAAAATCTAGACAAGGGAACATTCTTGAGACCATGATGCAGAGGGCCTTGTGCAGTCGCCGCCATCCTTACATGTGCACATATATAAGTTAATTGCAATATACACCTTCAAGcatgcatggggggggggggggggggggggggtcaaacagACACAAAACACATAATTATCATAACTAATGTGTTTAAAAAAGCTCAATGAACGATTGAATTACTTACATGCAGTTCCAATTCTTTTAAGAGAGGTGCTAATTCCAAAAGATTAACAAACCCAGTACCCAACTATCATCGTATGGATCCCATCCGAGCTCAAGGTTCATGTTCATATTCCGCAAATTGATGAAGCTATTCTGGTTTCCACTGAATCTTAGAACCTGGAGCAGAAACAATTGACGGgcgcaataataataataatttgagACCCAATATGGTCATCATAAAAAATAAAAGTAACATAAAATGAGGCACTTCTAGAGAGCAAACCTGGTCAAAATTCAATAGTAGAAAAGTTCATCCAGCTGAGGAAGAGCGGTTGGAAGCtcggtgaaggtgaaggtgaagtcAACATCATAATCGTCAACTTAGTTCAACACAAAGGTCGACTCTGACAATTTCAAACAATCACTTAGTAAGATTTGGAGCATGCAACGCTGTCATTTCCAGTTTACAACGGTGTACACATAGGCACTGCAACCGGCACAGCTCCTGTCTCATTTTAGGTTTTGGCGCAAAGAGTTCAAATATAAAAAAAAAAGTTTCAGAAACTAATATATAGTTTAAAATATATGGATGTTTTAAATTAGCCAAGGTGAAAACAAGTTGAATTTATTGTGTGGGAGAAGAGAGATGGTGGGTCTGTCACATCCTGTCATGCCAGCATGTGAAGGACAATCGTGGGTCATTAAGATGAAATACGATTATTAaaactccctcctttcctaaatataagtgtttttagagatttcaatatggactacatatgaagcaaaatgagtgaatctacactctaaactatgtctacatacatccgcatgtagttcatattaaaatatttaaaaagacatatatttaaaaacggagggagtaataaacatAAAAGAGCATTTTTATACAGCATACGGTGTGAGGTGGCACAATCAGATTGGCTGGCGTGTTGCCGGTACCTACTGGTACAGCCTTGAACGCGACTTCACCTGCGCAAGAATCCACCGACGCCGGGTGGCGCGTGTCCAAAGCCACACATGGACATCTCTTTTGTTGTTCCATAGGCCACGATTGGCAGCTCATCCTCGTGCTTGTCCCAAAGCGACGTAGAGGAGGCACACCTCATCGCCAAGTTCAGGACATCCCCGCGTCCAAAGGCGGAGGAAGGCGATGCGGATGAGGTGATCGTTGTCACATGTATGGCTTGGGGATCCTCCACCTGTTCAGTATCATGCgaggccaactaagttgacggtgACGTTAAAATTCTGGCCAGGAACTTCTTCCCTTGCAGCACATCACATGCCGCCAAAGGCGAAGAATGAGGAGTTGGCACGGTCGTCTCCTCCAGCACCATAGTATCCTCCCGTTTGCTGGAGGTTACTGGACATGCCTGCTCATAACACGCAACATCGTCGATGAGCACCGGCGAAATCCACACCAATTGCTCGTGAGGATGCAAACTCTTGGGACTGCTTGAGTACTTTTCGGTTGACTCGTCGGTGGCTGGGGAGATGAAAATAAAAGGAGGAGGGCCACTTCGGTTACTGGCATGAGCGTGGAAGGAGAAattacaccccccccccctccctctcgACCTAGACCGGAAGGAGGGGTAGAATTGGCCTGTCAAATCCGACATCGCATCACACTGCTTCGATCGAACGGCTATGAATACCTGAGGTTATATATATGAAAGCACACATGCTTAGCAAAATAGCCATTCAATGACTTGTAGTGCATCCAGTACTCCAGTTCCTTTACATAAGATACATAGATTAGATATGCCCGAGGAAAAAAAGTGATAATATCTCACTGTCCTCTCCTATGTGCAACCAGCTGCTTCGATCTTGTTGAGCTAAACTATAAAGTAGTTCAGGCAATTGTTGAATCTCTAACGCATGTCCAATCAGCCACAACAGTTTCATTGAATCTGAAATAAGATTTTGATACATCAATTGTATTGATATAGAATATGCTATAAAAACAATACAACTTTCAGTTCCCAAAtgcctaatactccctccgttcctaaatatttatctttctaaaCATTTCAAACAGActattacatacggatgtatatagacatattttagatgtagattcacttattttgctccctatgtagtcatttgttgaaatatctagaaagacaaatatttaggaacggagggagtataagatagctTGCATGCCCATTCAATAGTACGTGGACAATTTCTTTCTGCTTCTCGAACCAGGACTTGTGACCTAAAAATGATTCAGTAGATCACACCGGCCCAATTCATCGATTTCCACGTATGCATGCAGAGACTAGCCATGGTGGAAGCGGCCGTTCGGAATCGGCGGGCTTGGCGCCAAACCGCCGTGGTCGCCTAGCATCCTCCGGCCTTCCGAACCGCCGGCGCCCGTGGCGAGTAGCACCGCGGCTATAAGCACCACAACAAGGACCACCACTCTCCTCGGCAAGGCTACTACTGCATACATACTGCTCCCCGTCGATCAGGTCGATCTTGTGATTGTCTCAACCCATGTGAAGTACATATACTATGTGTGTTTTTAGATCGATGACAAGTCTAGTCTCCACGACGTGTTCTTCCGGGCATACTTTTGACTGGAAAATAAGATCAACAGACAACAAACTGGCCGGTTCAGTAGTACTGTCCCCAAACACACGCTGAATCTTCCAATCAGTTATTAAATTATTGCTTCCGGACACACGTCCGATTGACTCGTGTCCTTGCTTACCCACAGGCCACATCAACCTTGCAATTGCTTACCCTCATCACTTTTCTTTCATAATGATTCTGACTGGTTTTTTCATTTTTCAATGTTATTAACTTATTATGCGGTCATAGTTTAGCAATTAATTCATACATTCTCATATGCTTTCTAGGAGTACCCCGTGCGTTGCTGCAGGAATCAATTGGAATATATTTCAGCGATTTGATTGTATGAAGCTTCCATAGTTGAACTAATAGTATATGAACTAAAGCTAAAAATAAATATTATATATTGTATTTGATTATTGTGTAGTCAGAACATATTTTAAATATAAATGGCCCAACGTAATGggattatttttcatgcatgttgaGTGAACCTTTGATGAGGTGACATGAGTGGTGAGGTGAAAGGTGTGCATGAGAACAACTAATAATGGGAAAAAAATCTCATGCATGTAGTGGTGGGCCTTTAATAAGGTGGCATATGTGCATGTTGTGATATAGGAAAGTGGGGATTAACTTCTTATGTATATAGGATTTGTGGTTATTTAATTTCAAGAGATTCTAGACCATTAAAATACTCTAGGGAGTTTTCCAATAATATGACAATATTACGATGATTTATCATAGAGAGGACAACTACCTCATTTATGAAATGATCTACCCTGCTTTGCATAataccttttatttatttattgtgtgATAGCGACGGCTTGTAGGTTTGAACATTCCTTTGTACAACTAGATGACACCCCGCATGTTGCTATGGGAATAGATTGTGATATATTTGAAGAGATTTGGTTGTATGAAACATAAATATATGCATTAATACTGTATGAACTAAAACAAAAAATACAAATTATATATTGTAGTATTTTATTATTGTATAGTTGAGAATGTTTATTGAATATAAGTGTCGTAATGTAATGTAAAACATTTTTCTCTGCGCCCACGGCGAGGACCACCGCAGCTTCAAGCACCACAAGAAGCACCAGCACTATAATGCTCCCAATCGATCTTCTGCACCCATAGAACTATGCTGCTGGCTCCATTTTATAGACATATACAGTAGTGCGTAGTTCTTATGACCCTTTTTCTTTTAGGAATGTGACAGGCCCACTTCATCGATCTCCGCGTATGCACAATTCAGTCTCCACGACGTATGTTTCCCGGGACAAACATTTGATTAGAAGCAAGGACCTGTTCGGTTGCCCTCCACTCTCCGGAATCCTCAACTCTACTGCACACTCTATGATTCTAATGACTATCTTTTTCTGGCAAGTGCTTACCATTATACACGaaatcatcttcttcctctggttggtCAATCGTCATACACGAAAAAAAAAATCCCCATCACGCAGAAAGAACCATCTCCGCCCCATCGTCTTCCCAGGCCACCGCCTTCGCCACAGCTTGGAACTCATCGCCCCCGCCGTCACTCGAAGCTCGCCTGGCTCACCGTCGCCCGGAGCTTGCCGCccttgccgccgccaccgtcggctATAGCATGGTGTGCAACCGGTTGCAACTCCACATGCTTTTGGCCACAACCTCTCCGCCCACCTCGTCTCTATCGATGCTTGCCGCGCCGCCGTCTTCCCGGCGGCAATCTTCCCTCGCAGTCGTTGTGCAACCCCTTTCGCCGGTTGTAGCTTATAACATCGCAAGTTGCAACCTTTTTTTTTTGCCCGATGCAGCTATCATGGTGCCGCTTCCAGTTCGGTAACAGCGCCGCATCTCATCTTCCAGAAAAATTGACCTCGTCTATCACAGCAGCTGACGTTGCCACTTCCAGCAAAACGACCGGCCGCTTCCAGCAAATTGCATCATAGGTTCCAGCGAAATTGTGTCTTCCCTAGTTCTAGCAAAAATTGCGACTTCCCCAGTTTCAGCAAATTTCATCACCGGCTCCCGCAAATTTCATCACGGTTCTAGCAAATTTGCGTCACCGGTCACAACAGCTGATGATGCACAGATCCCAGCAGGCTGCCGTTGCGTGGCGTCGCAGCACAATGCGACACCGGTTCCAGCAATGGAGGTGGCCGGTTCCAGCAGTTTTTTATTTTGCCGGATGTAGCTCACCATGCGTGTAAATCGCCATCGCCCGTCATAGCATGTTTTTGGCCGTTTGCAGCAGTGGAGGTCGCAAGTTCCAACATTTTCTGCCACCGGTTGTAGCTCGCCATTCATTCTGTCGTATCATTTTTAGTCACCCCGTTTCGTAGCTTCTTTCTTCGTCATTTCCAGCAGTGGAAAACGCCAGTCCCAGCATTTTCGTCGCCATCTTCGCCATATGCCGGCTCCAGCACCGCTCGCCGCCTCTCGTCGCTGATGCTGGGTGGTGAGGCGGCGGCCCAGGCTCACAACAGCCCCACTTCCCCCCACCTCACGGTTGTTGCCGCAGCTCCAGCGCACCGATGCAGCTCCGCACCGCCACAACTCCAGCGTGCCACCGGTTGCACCTTCCTCATTTCCATAGCTGCATGATGGAGaaaagagacagagagagagagaagccgggGAGAGATTGAGCGGCCGAGAAGAAGCAACGGGATGGGAACGGGTGAAGTATAAGGTTGCCGCTGCTTTTTCTCGTGAGGTCCACAGGACGCGTGCAAAGGAGCCGATGTGGTTCGCGTCTGTTTGATCTTGATCCAACGCGCAGTGAGTGTCCGGCGCAATGTTTTGGCCGGCGCTCAACCTGGAAACGTCTTCCTTTTGGAAGAGGCCATCGGACACTCTGAGTAGACCGATCGGATTAACAAATCGATTGACCGACTGGTAGAGCGGTCTCCATATAAAAAGTGGAGTAGACGACCAGTCTCTGCTCACACACTGCTGCCCTGCGTGTGCAATTGTTAGGCCATGCCCTGCCGCCCCCACTCAAGGTAACGTGTAGACAAGCCGCCTCCTGATCGCTAGGGTTTGAGGTTTGTATGGTGTAATCGTTAGCAGCTTTACTATGCACAGACATGCCATCAAGCCATCAACAGTCGGGCTCATAGACCATTGCCATCAAGCCATGCAAGTAGGCATGGGTGC
This region of Triticum aestivum cultivar Chinese Spring chromosome 2D, IWGSC CS RefSeq v2.1, whole genome shotgun sequence genomic DNA includes:
- the LOC123050774 gene encoding uncharacterized protein → MSSPSVRNRPPAITAAVASSGDVSPWATLHGDLVRLVGWRVLAGDLLDYVRLRAVCRYWRFSTVSPLGRGIIDPRFHPRRWMMLPEGHGLHPREDAKKRFFNLSSGVFVRPRLPLLKDHFVLCPADGLLLLLQGQQYHRCNSVRLLHPFTGDVVELPANIILPADMTLPEELRAHSIPPTDAFAAVSTSPDGVVGVMVAFKNTSFVVFASTREERWGFFAFGFYPHASPLSFKGELYMMQDQISAAGWELNILRFDPPWQEHSTVSGLAPSSLLSPKLVATCSAHIIHSPELVECDSEILIVGYRKVTEMIIYRLADLALGKIVPVNSIGGNALLFGTKGNPSFSLSAVPTITGDTIVVANCIPDKYILQYHLSSDTWSARVGGCAEHGCNMECTCSLINHMCNSCHCIFK